A single window of Malus sylvestris chromosome 5, drMalSylv7.2, whole genome shotgun sequence DNA harbors:
- the LOC126623295 gene encoding DUF21 domain-containing protein At2g14520-like isoform X1, with translation MAVEYECCTSGFFIHIVVIVLLVLFAGLMSGLTLGLMSMSLVDLEVLAKSGTPKDRKHAAKILPVVKNQHLLLCTLLICNAAAMETLPIFLDGLLKAWGAILISVTLILLFGEIIPQSVCSRYGLAIGATVAPVVRVLVWICFPVAYPISKLLDFLLGHGHVALFRRAELKTLVDMHGNEAGKGGELTHDETTIIAGALGLSEKTARDAMTPIAETFAIDINAKLDRNLMNLILEKGHSRVPVYYEEPTNIIGLILVKNLLTVNPEEEVPVKNVTIRKIPRVPEMLPLYDILNEFQKGHSHMAIVVRRCNKNVEQTNGIPGDSPVKEVKVDIDGEKPLHEKLKSKRSLQKWKSFPNSNSANNSYRTGSRSKKWTREMYSDILQTDGELPKLPEEEEAVGIITMEDVIEELLQEEIFDETDHQFEDS, from the exons ATGGCGGTGGAGTACGAGTGCTGCACCAGTGGATTCTTCATTCACATAGTGGTCATCGTGCTGCTGGTGCTGTTCGCGGGGCTAATGTCCGGGCTCACCTTGGGCCTCATGTCCATGAGCCTCGTCGATCTCGAAGTCCTCGCCAAGTCCGGGACGCCGAAGGATCGCAAGCACGCCG CGAAGATATTACCAGTTGTCAAAAACCAGCATCTGTTGCTTTGCACCCTGCTGATTTGCAATGCTGCTGCAATGGAG ACACTCCCAATTTTTCTTGATGGTTTGTTGAAAGCTTGGGGTGCAATCCTCATTTCTGTGACACTGATTCTTCTGTTTGGCGAG ATTATACCACAATCTGTTTGTTCCCGATATGGTTTGGCTATAGGCGCAACAGTGGCTCCAGTTGTCCGTGTTCTTGTTTGGATCTGCTTTCCTGTTGCATATCCTATTAGTAAG CTATTAGACTTTCTGTTGGGCCATGGACATGTAGCTCTCTTTCGCAGAGCTGAGTTGAAAACGCTTGTAGATATGCATGGCAATGAG GCCGGAAAAGGCGGAGAGTTGACACATGATGAAACAACCATTATTGCCGGAGCACTTGGACTCTCTGAGAAAACGGCTCGTGATGCCATGACTCCTATAGCTGAAACTTTTGCGATCGATATCAATGCCAAGCTTGACAG GAATTTGATGAATCTAATATTGGAGAAAGGGCATAGCAGAGTACCGGTTTATTATGAGGAGCCGACGAATATTATTGGACTCATCCTG gtaaaaaatttgttaacggtgaacccagaagaagaagtaCCTGTAAAGAATGTCACTATACGCAAGATTCCAAG GGTTCCAGAAATGTTGCCTTTATATGACATATTGAATGAGTTTCAAAAGGGTCACAGTCACATGGCTATTGTTGTAAGAAGGTGCAATAAGAATGTGGAGCAGACTAATGGCATTCCGGGTGACA GTCCAGTGAAAGAGGTGAAAGTCGACATTGACGGTGAAAAGCCTCTTCACGAGAAGTTGAAGAGCAAAAGATCACTGCAGAAGTGGAAGAGCTTTCCGAATTCAAACAGTGCAAATAATTCATACAGGACCGGGTCCAGAAGCAAGAAATGGACAAGGGAGATGTACTCAGACATCCTGCAGACTGATGGTGAGCTCCCCAAACTACCTGAAGAGGAAGAGGCTGTTGGCATCATAACAATGGAAGATGTTATCGAAGAACTTTTACAG GAGGAGATTTTTGACGAGACTGACCATCAGTTCGAGGACTCATAA
- the LOC126623295 gene encoding DUF21 domain-containing protein At2g14520-like isoform X2, translating to MAVEYECCTSGFFIHIVVIVLLVLFAGLMSGLTLGLMSMSLVDLEVLAKSGTPKDRKHAAKILPVVKNQHLLLCTLLICNAAAMEIIPQSVCSRYGLAIGATVAPVVRVLVWICFPVAYPISKLLDFLLGHGHVALFRRAELKTLVDMHGNEAGKGGELTHDETTIIAGALGLSEKTARDAMTPIAETFAIDINAKLDRNLMNLILEKGHSRVPVYYEEPTNIIGLILVKNLLTVNPEEEVPVKNVTIRKIPRVPEMLPLYDILNEFQKGHSHMAIVVRRCNKNVEQTNGIPGDSPVKEVKVDIDGEKPLHEKLKSKRSLQKWKSFPNSNSANNSYRTGSRSKKWTREMYSDILQTDGELPKLPEEEEAVGIITMEDVIEELLQEEIFDETDHQFEDS from the exons ATGGCGGTGGAGTACGAGTGCTGCACCAGTGGATTCTTCATTCACATAGTGGTCATCGTGCTGCTGGTGCTGTTCGCGGGGCTAATGTCCGGGCTCACCTTGGGCCTCATGTCCATGAGCCTCGTCGATCTCGAAGTCCTCGCCAAGTCCGGGACGCCGAAGGATCGCAAGCACGCCG CGAAGATATTACCAGTTGTCAAAAACCAGCATCTGTTGCTTTGCACCCTGCTGATTTGCAATGCTGCTGCAATGGAG ATTATACCACAATCTGTTTGTTCCCGATATGGTTTGGCTATAGGCGCAACAGTGGCTCCAGTTGTCCGTGTTCTTGTTTGGATCTGCTTTCCTGTTGCATATCCTATTAGTAAG CTATTAGACTTTCTGTTGGGCCATGGACATGTAGCTCTCTTTCGCAGAGCTGAGTTGAAAACGCTTGTAGATATGCATGGCAATGAG GCCGGAAAAGGCGGAGAGTTGACACATGATGAAACAACCATTATTGCCGGAGCACTTGGACTCTCTGAGAAAACGGCTCGTGATGCCATGACTCCTATAGCTGAAACTTTTGCGATCGATATCAATGCCAAGCTTGACAG GAATTTGATGAATCTAATATTGGAGAAAGGGCATAGCAGAGTACCGGTTTATTATGAGGAGCCGACGAATATTATTGGACTCATCCTG gtaaaaaatttgttaacggtgaacccagaagaagaagtaCCTGTAAAGAATGTCACTATACGCAAGATTCCAAG GGTTCCAGAAATGTTGCCTTTATATGACATATTGAATGAGTTTCAAAAGGGTCACAGTCACATGGCTATTGTTGTAAGAAGGTGCAATAAGAATGTGGAGCAGACTAATGGCATTCCGGGTGACA GTCCAGTGAAAGAGGTGAAAGTCGACATTGACGGTGAAAAGCCTCTTCACGAGAAGTTGAAGAGCAAAAGATCACTGCAGAAGTGGAAGAGCTTTCCGAATTCAAACAGTGCAAATAATTCATACAGGACCGGGTCCAGAAGCAAGAAATGGACAAGGGAGATGTACTCAGACATCCTGCAGACTGATGGTGAGCTCCCCAAACTACCTGAAGAGGAAGAGGCTGTTGGCATCATAACAATGGAAGATGTTATCGAAGAACTTTTACAG GAGGAGATTTTTGACGAGACTGACCATCAGTTCGAGGACTCATAA
- the LOC126623300 gene encoding uncharacterized protein LOC126623300 produces MDLETENRIASILMREAAELRRQAEKEGVHAYLQQPKTRFRPNSRFLSATVRGVQQANRVVEVNEMWRLRQKERELDNRLRGKKDESRNDRSHRDSNSPRSSGKGRAVPDDSAGPSCSSRKREYESCHSRQENGLRDEELEEFLHSRIKRGRGAVGSRMDETGPYLPRCSDSKEALPQSPSVQERRVYGPERPSHKLCYSSEEELDNERKKYKKVKSGSSNKHKSKEKSKEKKKKRKDEKKKRKDEKRSKYHT; encoded by the exons ATGGATCTTGAAACAGAGAACAGAATAGCTTCAATTCTTATGAGAGAAGCCGCTGAATTGCGGCGTCAAGCTGAGAAGGAAGGTGTGCATGCTTATCTTCAACAACCTAAAACAAGATTTCGGCCAAATTCACGGTTCCTCAGTGCTACTGTTCGTGGCGTGCAACAAG CAAATCGAGTTGTTGAAGTGAATGAGATGTGGCGACTCCggcagaaagagagagaattggACAATAGGCTTAGGGGGAAGAAGGATGAGAGCAGAAATGACAGGAGTCACAGAGACAGTAACTCTCCAAGAAGCAGCGGTAAGGGACGTGCTGTCCCAGATGATAGTGCTGGTCCTTCTTGCTCGTCAAGGAAAAGAGAATATGAGAGCTGTCATTCAAGGCAAGAGAATGGTTTAAGGGATGAAGAACTTGAAGAATTTTTACATTCaag AATCAAGCGTGGCAGAGGTGCTGTTGGGTCAAGGATGGACGAAACAGGCCCTTATCTTCCCCGTTGTTCAGACTCCAAGGAAGCGCTGCCACAGAGCCCCAGTGTACAAGAACGCCGTGTGTATGGACCAGAGAGGCCTTCACATAAATTATGTTATTCTTCTGAAGAGGAGCTCGACAATGAGAGGAAGAAATATAAAAAGGTGAAGTCTGGTAGCTCTAACAAGCACAAATCCAAGGAAAAATctaaagagaagaagaaaaagaggaaggacgagaagaagaagaggaaggacgAGAAAAGAAGTAAATACCATACTTAA
- the LOC126623294 gene encoding LL-diaminopimelate aminotransferase, chloroplastic-like, with product MSSSSLLQISISSSSSAFFANHKFTFNSRANNASLPAKAISICKCVATPQAEKTEYKTHVSRNVNIAKLQAGYLFPEVARRRAAHLQKYPDAQVISLGIGDTTEPIPEVITSAMAKRAHALSTLEGYSGYGAEQGEKPLRAAIASTFYDNLGIEEDDIFVSDGAKCDISRLQVVFGSNVTIAVQDPSYPAYVDSSVIMGQTGQYQKDVEKFGNIEYMRCTPENGFFPDLRSVARTDIIFFCSPNNPTGSAATREQLTQLVQFAKDNGSIIVYDSAYAMYMSDDNPRSIFEIPGAKEVALETSSFSKYAGFTGVRLGWTVVPKQLLFSDGFPVAKDFNRIVCTCFNGASNISQAGGLACLSPEGLKAMREVIGFYKENTEIIVETFESLGFKVYGGKNAPYVWVHFPGRSSWDVFSEILEKTHVVTTPGSGFGFGGEGFVRVSAFGHRKNVLEACKRFKQLYK from the exons atgtcttcttcttcgctGCTGCAGATTTCGATCTCGTCGTCTTCCTCCGCTTTCTTCGCCAACCACAAATTCACATTCAATTCCAG AGCTAATAATGCATCGCTTCCAGCAAAAGCCATCAGCATCTGCAAATGCGTCGCCACTCCGCAGGCAGAGAAGACCg AGTACAAGACCCATGTGTCCCGGAATGTCAACATAGCCAAACTTCAAGCTGGGTATCTTTTTCCAGAG GTTGCTAGAAGAAGGGCTGCACACTTGCAGAAGTACCCTGATGCACAAGTGATTAGCCTTGGGATTGGTGACACTACTGAGCCCATTCCAGAAGTTATAACCTCTGCAATGGCTAAG AGGGCACATGCTTTGTCCACCCTAGAGGGTTACAGTGGTTATGGAGCTGAACAAGGTGAAAAG CCACTAAGAGCTGCAATTGCCTCAACATTTTATGACAACCTTGGCATAGAGGAAGATGACATCTTTGTTTCTGATGGTGCAAAATGTGACATATCCCGCCTTCAG GTTGTTTTTGGGTCTAATGTCACAATAGCAGTGCAAGATCCATCATATCCG GCTTATGTAGACTCAAGTGTTATTATGGGCCAGACTGGACAGTATCAGAAAGATGTTGAGAAGTTCGGAAATATTGAGTACATGAGATGTACTCCTGAGAATGGATTCTTTCCTGATTTACGCAGTGTTGCTCGAACAGATATCATATTTTTCTGCTCACCAAACAACCCGACTGGTTCTGCTGCAACAAGGGAGCAACTGACACAACTGGTACAGTTTGCTAAGGATAATGGGTCAATCATAGTATACGATTCAGCATATGCCATGTATATGTCAGATGACAATCCACGCTCAATTTTTGAAATCCCCGGAGCCAAAGAG GTTGCGCTTGAGACATCATCGTTCAGTAAGTATGCTGGATTCACAGGAGTTCGTCTGGGGTGGACTGTTGTTCCAAAGCAATTGCTCTTTTCAGATGGATTCCCTGTTGCCAAGGACTTCAACCGCATTGTTTGTACTTGCTTCAATGGTGCATCCAATATATCCCAAGCTGGTGGTCTTGCTTGCCTTTCACCAGAAGGCCTTAAG GCTATGCGTGAGGTGATTGGTTTCTACAAAGAAAATACAGAAATAATAGTGGAGACATTTGAATCTCTTGGCTTTAAGGTGTATGGAGGGAAGAATGCACCCTATGTGTGGGTGCACTTCCCTGGCCGAAGCTCATGGGATGTATTCAGCGAGATTCTTGAGAAGACTCATGTGGTCACCACACCTGGGAGTGGTTTCGGATTTGGGGGTGAAGGTTTCGTCAGGGTTAGCGCTTTTGGTCACCGGAAAAATGTATTAGAAGCTTGCAAAAGGTTCAAGCAATTATACAAGTGA